A section of the Streptomyces sp. NBC_01591 genome encodes:
- a CDS encoding aldehyde dehydrogenase — MPHFPTDILIAGQWRRGAGEPLDTVDPATGRVLATVHSASADEVAEAAEAAAKAAAAPSWRDLLPHERARLLHRIAELTEGAADELSALQTADTGKPLTETRALALSAAGTFRYMAASLETAEDTVTPSRGPYVTMSVYEPIGVVGAINPWNSPVASDAQKIAPALAAGNAVLLKPAAWTPLVSLALGRLITRALDDFRLPTALLSVLPGSGRVIGDAVVRHPLVARIGFTGGTETGRSIAAIAAEKLVPASLELGGKSPTIVRADADVEQALVGVLFGIFSSSGQSCIAGSRLFVAREIYDSFVGELVERVRKLRVGPGTEPSTQVGPLVHHRHRDSVAAYVDLARSEGARVLCGGSAPEGERYQDGAYYLPTVLDGLPNTSRTCQEEIFGPVLVALPYDDEDDLVRQANDSVYGLACGIWTRDLRAAWRIARRIEAGTVWINTYKQFSASTPFSGWKDSGLGTEKGRDAIRAYQRQKSLYWGTSDLPLPWAN, encoded by the coding sequence GTGCCGCACTTCCCCACCGACATCCTGATCGCGGGCCAGTGGCGACGCGGCGCGGGTGAGCCCCTCGACACCGTCGACCCGGCAACCGGCCGCGTTCTCGCCACCGTCCACTCCGCATCGGCGGACGAGGTCGCCGAAGCGGCCGAGGCCGCGGCGAAGGCAGCCGCGGCCCCGTCGTGGCGGGACCTGCTCCCCCACGAGCGCGCCCGGCTGCTGCACCGGATCGCCGAACTGACCGAAGGGGCCGCCGACGAGCTCTCGGCCCTGCAGACCGCCGACACCGGCAAGCCCCTCACCGAGACCCGGGCTCTCGCGCTCAGCGCGGCGGGCACCTTCCGCTACATGGCGGCCTCCCTGGAGACGGCAGAGGACACGGTCACACCGTCCCGTGGCCCGTACGTCACGATGAGCGTGTACGAACCGATCGGCGTCGTCGGCGCGATCAACCCCTGGAACTCCCCCGTCGCCAGCGACGCGCAGAAGATCGCCCCCGCGCTCGCGGCCGGGAACGCGGTCCTTCTCAAGCCCGCAGCCTGGACCCCCCTGGTATCCCTCGCCCTCGGCCGTCTGATCACCCGGGCACTGGACGACTTCCGGTTGCCCACGGCCCTGCTGTCGGTACTGCCCGGCAGCGGCCGGGTGATCGGGGACGCCGTCGTACGCCATCCCCTCGTCGCCCGCATCGGATTCACCGGCGGCACGGAGACCGGCCGGTCCATCGCCGCGATCGCGGCGGAGAAGCTCGTCCCCGCCTCGCTGGAACTGGGCGGCAAGTCGCCAACGATCGTGCGCGCCGACGCGGACGTCGAACAGGCTCTGGTCGGCGTGCTGTTCGGGATCTTCTCGTCCAGCGGCCAGTCCTGCATTGCCGGTTCCCGGCTCTTCGTCGCACGCGAGATCTACGACTCGTTCGTCGGTGAACTCGTCGAGCGCGTCCGCAAGTTGCGCGTCGGCCCCGGCACCGAACCGAGCACCCAGGTCGGCCCGCTCGTGCACCACCGCCACCGCGACTCCGTCGCCGCCTATGTGGACCTCGCCCGCTCCGAAGGCGCGCGGGTGCTGTGCGGCGGGTCCGCCCCCGAGGGCGAGCGGTACCAGGACGGCGCGTACTACCTGCCGACCGTCCTCGACGGGCTGCCGAACACCTCCCGCACCTGCCAGGAGGAGATCTTCGGACCGGTGCTGGTCGCCCTGCCCTACGACGACGAGGACGATCTGGTCCGCCAGGCCAACGACTCGGTCTACGGGCTGGCCTGCGGCATCTGGACCCGCGACCTTCGGGCCGCGTGGCGGATCGCCCGCCGTATCGAGGCCGGCACCGTCTGGATCAACACCTACAAGCAGTTCAGCGCCTCCACCCCGTTCAGCGGATGGAAGGACAGCGGCCTCGGTACGGAGAAGGGCCGCGACGCGATCCGCGCCTACCAGCGCCAGAAGTCCCTGTACTGGGGCACCTCCGACCTCCCGCTCCCCTGGGCCAACTGA
- a CDS encoding MFS transporter translates to MTTVAGKPALGSIAARLERLPHSRWHVKVRFLIGAVTFFEAFDQLLAASALPVLMKEWHLTTGQATFAVTSASIGMLLGALAAGWLGDQIGRVRTVALGVAVTGLASLAVAFSGSIETFSLFRFVQGLGIGGVVPVAATYINEIARSDKRGRFVLLYEMIFPAGLAVATLVAVWVVPNFGWRAMFVVGTLPVLIAALLPRHVTESPRWLLSRGRTEEAEEALARIEAEVAQATAEPLPAPVATLPDETSQGRLSDLFRGRYLRRTAVLSGLWFVAYYVNHGISTWLPSLYTKQFGLDLTTALVYTLLSNVTGLLGTLVVALLIDRIGRRPALVGALVGTVLSLGVLALAGATSGGQVAVFASCTTFFLYAINAGLYLYSPELYPTFNRAKGAAFGGLWNRIGVILGPVTVGAIIGAGGSLAIVFAQLAVVAAVGAVIAWFAVETKGRTLEELNS, encoded by the coding sequence ATGACGACTGTGGCCGGCAAGCCAGCCCTTGGCTCCATAGCCGCGAGACTTGAACGACTGCCGCACTCGCGCTGGCACGTCAAGGTCCGATTCCTGATCGGCGCCGTCACCTTCTTCGAGGCGTTCGACCAGCTGTTGGCCGCCTCCGCACTGCCCGTCCTGATGAAGGAATGGCACCTGACCACCGGGCAGGCCACCTTCGCCGTGACCTCCGCCTCCATCGGCATGCTGCTCGGCGCACTGGCCGCCGGCTGGTTGGGTGACCAGATCGGCCGCGTGCGCACCGTCGCCCTGGGTGTCGCCGTCACCGGTCTCGCCAGCCTGGCCGTCGCCTTCTCCGGCAGCATCGAGACCTTCTCGCTCTTCCGGTTCGTCCAGGGTCTCGGCATCGGCGGTGTCGTGCCCGTCGCGGCCACCTACATCAACGAGATCGCCCGTTCCGACAAACGGGGCCGCTTCGTCCTGCTGTACGAGATGATCTTCCCGGCGGGACTCGCCGTGGCCACCCTGGTCGCCGTATGGGTGGTCCCCAACTTCGGCTGGCGCGCGATGTTCGTCGTCGGCACCCTCCCGGTGCTGATCGCCGCCCTGCTGCCCCGCCACGTCACCGAGTCCCCGCGCTGGCTGCTGTCCCGTGGCCGTACGGAGGAAGCCGAGGAGGCCCTCGCCCGTATCGAGGCGGAGGTCGCCCAGGCCACCGCCGAGCCGCTGCCCGCACCCGTCGCGACCCTGCCCGACGAGACCTCCCAGGGCCGCCTGAGCGATTTGTTCCGGGGCCGCTATCTGCGCCGCACGGCCGTGCTGTCGGGTCTGTGGTTCGTCGCGTACTACGTCAACCACGGCATCTCCACCTGGCTGCCGTCGCTGTACACGAAGCAGTTCGGGCTGGATCTGACCACCGCGCTCGTCTACACCCTGCTCAGCAACGTCACCGGCCTGCTCGGCACGCTCGTCGTGGCCCTGCTGATCGACCGGATCGGCCGCAGGCCGGCGCTCGTCGGCGCGCTCGTCGGCACCGTGCTCTCGCTGGGCGTCCTCGCACTGGCCGGTGCGACCTCGGGCGGTCAGGTCGCCGTCTTCGCCTCCTGCACGACCTTCTTCCTCTACGCGATCAACGCGGGGCTCTACCTGTACTCGCCCGAGCTGTATCCCACGTTCAACCGGGCCAAGGGCGCCGCCTTCGGCGGTCTGTGGAACCGCATCGGCGTCATCCTCGGCCCGGTGACCGTCGGCGCGATCATCGGAGCGGGCGGCAGTCTGGCCATCGTCTTCGCGCAGCTCGCCGTCGTGGCCGCGGTGGGCGCCGTGATCGCGTGGTTCGCCG